From Roseofilum casamattae BLCC-M143, one genomic window encodes:
- a CDS encoding YbjN domain-containing protein has protein sequence MSDRIMEPSPTETLEPNHISEIETVIASMLAEGQTVKAGRDPEAGYLWQFKYGTVEVFVQLTGLTDDDTLTAWSYVLPLPARNEAELMRQLLQSNWLTTFEAHFAIVDNKVVVVANRTVAELSPGEIARGITLVANIADDYDEVLIEQFGQ, from the coding sequence ATGAGCGATCGCATTATGGAACCGAGTCCGACAGAAACTTTAGAGCCGAATCATATTAGCGAAATTGAAACCGTCATTGCCAGTATGCTGGCAGAAGGCCAAACGGTAAAAGCGGGTCGCGACCCGGAAGCCGGATATTTGTGGCAATTTAAATACGGTACGGTGGAAGTTTTCGTGCAACTGACTGGGTTAACCGATGACGATACTTTAACCGCTTGGTCTTACGTGTTGCCCCTACCGGCACGGAATGAAGCCGAGTTAATGCGCCAGCTCTTACAATCAAATTGGCTGACTACGTTTGAAGCCCATTTTGCGATCGTGGATAATAAGGTGGTTGTGGTCGCGAATCGCACAGTTGCCGAACTCTCTCCCGGAGAAATTGCTCGGGGAATTACGTTGGTGGCCAATATTGCTGACGACTACGACGAAGTTCTCATCGAGCAGTTCGGACAGTGA
- a CDS encoding J domain-containing protein, whose protein sequence is MRYLHRYYQILEVSSNASFDEIHQSYKDLVMVWHPDRFLHNPRLYEKAQEKIKQLNSAYDELRLRWTPVTTSVHYSAASEAWQDTYSNEPNGKPSADSQSRNWSYYRPNSTEYYHTSTEDYTPEYNRTLDEYIRFHSRDMQNWLD, encoded by the coding sequence ATGCGCTACTTGCATCGCTATTATCAGATCCTGGAAGTCTCCTCTAATGCAAGTTTCGATGAAATTCACCAAAGCTACAAGGATTTAGTGATGGTTTGGCATCCCGATCGATTCTTGCATAATCCCCGCCTCTACGAAAAAGCTCAAGAAAAAATTAAGCAACTTAATAGTGCTTATGATGAACTGAGGCTGCGCTGGACTCCCGTAACGACTTCGGTACACTATTCTGCAGCTTCTGAGGCTTGGCAAGACACATACTCTAACGAACCCAACGGCAAGCCATCGGCTGACAGTCAATCTAGAAACTGGTCTTATTATCGACCGAACAGTACGGAATACTACCACACTAGCACAGAGGATTATACACCAGAGTATAATCGGACTTTGGATGAGTATATTCGCTTCCACAGCCGAGATATGCAAAATTGGTTGGATTAA
- the rarD gene encoding EamA family transporter RarD, producing MRSLPRFNLGLLYAVLAYGWWGFLPIYLKFFTSIPAIEVLCHRVVWSAVLLLSILWIQGQLIEFKKLWRSPKTWLILLFTATLLSANWGIYIYGVNTDRVLEASLGYFINPLFSVLLGFVVLRERLNLWQILAVFVATLGVGNLIVQFGQIPWIALGLTFTFGLYGLTRKMAALKPIPGLAGETVLMAPIALAFLAHGFTTGTGNFGRNIVLDLLFIGCGVVTSMPLIWFNQAAQRLHLSTLGLMQYIGPSLQLALAVFLYREPFTKTHAISFGLIWTALAIYSINSLWQVMGSGDRSPMARRG from the coding sequence ATGAGATCGTTGCCTCGGTTTAATCTCGGTCTTTTATATGCGGTCTTGGCCTATGGATGGTGGGGCTTTTTACCGATATATCTGAAGTTCTTTACCTCAATTCCAGCCATTGAAGTGCTCTGCCATCGCGTGGTTTGGTCGGCAGTTTTGTTATTGAGTATCTTATGGATTCAAGGACAATTAATAGAGTTCAAAAAACTGTGGCGATCGCCAAAAACCTGGTTAATTCTTCTGTTTACCGCCACTCTGCTTTCGGCGAACTGGGGAATTTACATTTATGGCGTCAATACCGATCGGGTTCTCGAAGCAAGTCTCGGTTATTTTATTAATCCATTATTTAGCGTTCTCTTAGGTTTTGTTGTCTTGCGAGAGCGTTTAAATCTCTGGCAAATTCTGGCCGTTTTCGTAGCCACTTTAGGGGTTGGAAATTTAATCGTTCAATTCGGACAAATTCCATGGATTGCTTTAGGATTAACATTCACCTTTGGTTTGTATGGATTAACGCGAAAAATGGCGGCTCTAAAACCCATCCCTGGATTAGCGGGAGAAACCGTATTGATGGCTCCCATTGCTCTGGCGTTCCTCGCTCATGGATTTACCACTGGCACGGGAAATTTTGGCCGAAATATTGTCCTGGATCTATTATTTATTGGCTGTGGTGTGGTGACCTCCATGCCTCTGATTTGGTTTAATCAAGCAGCGCAGCGATTGCATTTATCAACATTAGGATTAATGCAATATATCGGACCGAGTTTACAACTGGCTTTGGCTGTTTTTTTGTATCGCGAACCCTTTACAAAAACTCATGCTATTTCCTTCGGGCTAATTTGGACGGCACTCGCCATTTATTCGATTAATTCATTATGGCAGGTGATGGGGTCTGGCGATCGCTCTCCAATGGCCCGACGAGGATAG
- the coaBC gene encoding bifunctional phosphopantothenoylcysteine decarboxylase/phosphopantothenate--cysteine ligase CoaBC: MNENEFGINHSEQSDDYWHPVAPPESELGDREVLLLGNHLQSKRIALLITGSIAALKAPLLARELRREGADVVAFVSQEALRYTTRESLEWSTTNPVITQLTAAAEHLSDDRPFDAYLVAPATYNTINKMRYGIADGVITSTLASALGRQEKGKTKIAIAPTMHGSLHNSIFSESIAKLQEYGVKIIPPNVAYGKHNLPNLRAIVVQISRLLSHSSLTHIPIIVTGGPTPVPIDNVRHITNKFRGTLSIKIAEELYLRGASVRLILGIGGDTPPSYLPHISVKNYQEYRDRLLQQLAETNATCGIFSAAVADYQPDRIFPGKLPSGGELRSINLVPTAKVIQQVRQQFPKLYMVAFKYQENVSHEHLIAIARHRCQQGYNAVVANRGEETGDRGEQIAYWVSPEGPEIKAIGKPEIARTIADRLEESLT; this comes from the coding sequence TTGAACGAGAATGAGTTCGGCATAAATCATTCAGAACAAAGCGACGATTATTGGCATCCGGTTGCGCCACCAGAATCGGAGTTAGGCGATCGCGAAGTTCTACTCTTAGGCAACCATTTACAAAGCAAGCGAATTGCCCTACTAATTACGGGAAGCATTGCCGCCTTAAAAGCGCCATTATTAGCCCGAGAACTACGCAGAGAGGGAGCAGATGTCGTCGCCTTTGTTTCTCAAGAAGCTTTGCGCTATACCACCCGAGAGAGCTTAGAGTGGAGCACGACAAACCCAGTCATTACTCAACTCACTGCCGCTGCCGAACACCTCAGCGACGATCGCCCATTCGATGCTTATCTCGTCGCTCCTGCCACCTATAATACCATTAATAAAATGCGCTACGGTATTGCCGATGGCGTCATTACTTCCACTCTAGCTTCTGCTTTAGGACGACAAGAAAAAGGGAAAACTAAAATTGCGATCGCCCCCACCATGCATGGCAGCTTGCATAATTCTATCTTCAGCGAATCGATCGCCAAACTCCAAGAATATGGAGTTAAAATTATTCCGCCCAACGTTGCCTACGGCAAACATAACTTACCCAACTTGCGCGCCATTGTCGTACAAATCTCGCGGTTACTCAGTCATTCTTCCTTAACTCATATTCCCATCATCGTCACTGGCGGTCCCACTCCCGTTCCCATCGACAACGTACGCCATATTACGAATAAATTTCGCGGCACTCTCAGCATTAAAATCGCCGAAGAATTATATCTGCGCGGTGCTTCCGTCCGCTTAATTTTAGGCATCGGTGGCGATACCCCACCTTCTTATTTACCCCACATCTCAGTCAAGAATTATCAAGAGTATCGCGATCGCCTCCTCCAACAGTTAGCCGAAACCAACGCGACCTGCGGTATCTTTTCCGCCGCCGTTGCCGACTATCAACCCGATCGCATTTTCCCCGGAAAACTGCCCAGCGGAGGCGAGTTGCGTTCGATTAATTTAGTCCCTACAGCTAAAGTCATTCAACAAGTCCGACAGCAATTCCCGAAGCTGTATATGGTCGCCTTTAAATATCAAGAAAACGTCAGCCACGAGCATCTAATTGCCATCGCCCGACATCGATGCCAACAAGGCTATAACGCCGTAGTCGCCAACCGTGGCGAAGAAACCGGAGACCGTGGCGAACAAATCGCCTATTGGGTATCGCCAGAAGGCCCCGAAATTAAAGCGATCGGCAAACCTGAAATTGCCCGCACTATTGCCGATCGCCTGGAGGAAAGCTTAACCTAA
- a CDS encoding pyridoxal phosphate-dependent aminotransferase, with translation MKLASRVAQVTPSLTLAITAKGKAMKASGLDVCSFSAGEPDFNTPEHIKVAAQKALEDGKTRYGPASGEIRLREAIANKLQTENNLPYQSENIIVTNGGKHSLYNLMMATIEPGDEVIIPVPYWVSYPEMVVLAGGKPILVPTDESSDYKITPQQLQEAITERTKLFVLNSPSNPTGMVYTPEEIKALGQVILENDIWVVSDEIYEKILYDGAQHLSIGAVSPELFARTIVSSGFAKAYAMTGWRVGYLAAPVELIRACNTLQGHSTSNVCTFAQYGAIAALESSQECVETMRLAFAERRKVILERIPTIAQLSAVEPMGAFYVYVKIKELGLSSLEFCDRLLDKFHVATIPGVAFGGDENIRLSYATDMESINKGLDRLDKFVQSLS, from the coding sequence ATGAAGTTAGCATCACGAGTGGCACAAGTGACCCCCTCCTTAACTCTAGCGATTACCGCCAAGGGGAAAGCGATGAAGGCTTCGGGGTTGGATGTGTGTAGCTTTAGTGCTGGAGAACCCGACTTTAATACCCCAGAACATATTAAAGTGGCGGCTCAGAAAGCGCTTGAGGATGGTAAAACTCGATACGGCCCGGCGTCTGGAGAGATTCGACTGCGCGAGGCGATCGCGAATAAGTTACAAACAGAGAATAACCTGCCTTATCAATCGGAAAATATTATCGTCACCAATGGCGGCAAACATTCGCTCTATAATCTCATGATGGCGACTATCGAACCGGGAGATGAGGTAATTATTCCGGTTCCCTATTGGGTGAGCTATCCGGAAATGGTGGTTTTAGCGGGTGGAAAGCCGATTTTAGTGCCAACAGATGAGAGCAGCGACTATAAAATTACGCCGCAACAGTTACAAGAAGCAATTACAGAGCGCACGAAATTATTTGTGCTCAACTCTCCTTCAAACCCGACGGGAATGGTTTATACTCCCGAAGAAATTAAAGCGTTAGGACAAGTCATCCTCGAGAACGATATTTGGGTGGTTTCCGATGAAATTTATGAGAAAATTCTCTACGATGGCGCGCAACATTTAAGTATTGGGGCGGTCAGTCCGGAGTTATTTGCCCGGACGATTGTCAGCAGCGGGTTTGCGAAAGCGTATGCCATGACGGGATGGCGGGTTGGATATTTAGCCGCACCGGTGGAATTAATTCGGGCTTGCAATACGCTGCAAGGGCACAGTACCTCAAATGTGTGTACCTTTGCTCAGTATGGCGCGATCGCAGCCCTAGAATCGTCGCAAGAGTGTGTTGAAACCATGCGTCTCGCTTTTGCCGAGCGCCGAAAGGTCATCCTGGAGCGCATTCCCACCATTGCTCAATTATCTGCCGTCGAGCCAATGGGTGCCTTTTACGTGTACGTCAAAATTAAAGAATTGGGACTGAGTTCGTTGGAATTTTGCGATCGCCTCCTCGACAAGTTCCACGTCGCCACCATTCCCGGAGTTGCCTTTGGTGGAGACGAGAATATTCGCCTGTCCTATGCAACGGATATGGAGTCGATTAATAAAGGACTCGATCGCTTAGACAAGTTCGTGCAAAGTTTGTCGTGA
- a CDS encoding pentapeptide repeat-containing protein encodes MSNNPTNPTHQNEPVSTDSTPDTQTPPAQRVIEIEAIKTKAMEEILEKLLKEHPQSFKEFKLRDFFGISNDPNSNETGRTQLDETLDQTYDKLFHQPWWKIFRDAFPTTLCVSVCFSIIASLFGLYLNYQTEVRENTKADHLNDQRIIEKYFDTLKEISLSSDYSDKNFDTLQALVAVTQNKTPQNLQDSDTNDSPKDNWNHHKIEFMQNVTSVTLRELSPGSSRKSRMVLLLHKLGIPQKLRLEYESSEKSGDFYDDADLKFTDFTGYEIKNINLSKADLRGANFTKVMAQGSKLIYADLSCAEIEEPNAFGWIPFFRASYRQNQKCANFTDAKLQDADLSNANLQEATLEQTKLQDADLSNANLQGVTLQGSNLQGADLNKTNLVGAVLKEVTLTGVDLTETYLTLTPEQPNSENLQTSKSILKVSDSDLTEVILDEVNLSGVQLENVTLTGGSFEKADLTQYDLVDKLDALVDKLDADLGSELTTKNKFVRYFVPKEVQDEIEGFSFRIDNKIKEINILNKVDKNYDSTELPKKYSQDDDKMQAKSAGMTEQTEIRTDEKLQELKTLIVDLTALIKQKLPNAILTDVDLRKSKLMEADLRGAILTDVDLINADLRGIALGNATLKAVKLTGADLTGADFTGATVDNMDFRQVKVGILRDTNFRRATLTDANFSNLILDNVDFSGADLRGANFRDVKCFSECKIDEKANISGAVFSQDILDKNPGLEQQLAKRWATVEE; translated from the coding sequence ATGAGCAATAATCCAACCAATCCCACCCATCAAAATGAACCCGTTAGCACAGATTCGACACCGGATACTCAAACTCCTCCCGCACAGCGAGTTATTGAGATCGAGGCCATCAAGACGAAGGCTATGGAAGAGATTCTGGAAAAGCTGCTGAAAGAACACCCACAATCATTCAAAGAGTTCAAGCTTAGAGATTTTTTTGGCATCTCTAACGACCCTAATTCCAATGAGACAGGGCGCACACAATTAGACGAGACATTAGACCAAACATACGATAAGTTGTTTCATCAACCTTGGTGGAAGATCTTCAGAGATGCTTTTCCAACAACCTTGTGCGTGAGTGTTTGTTTCAGCATTATCGCCTCATTATTTGGTCTTTATCTCAATTATCAAACTGAAGTCAGAGAGAATACTAAAGCCGATCATTTAAACGACCAGAGAATTATTGAGAAATATTTCGATACTCTCAAAGAAATTTCTCTAAGTAGCGACTACTCAGATAAAAATTTTGATACACTTCAAGCTCTTGTAGCTGTTACCCAGAACAAAACCCCACAGAATCTACAAGATAGTGACACTAACGATAGTCCCAAAGATAATTGGAATCATCACAAAATTGAATTTATGCAAAACGTGACGAGTGTTACATTAAGAGAATTGAGTCCTGGAAGCTCAAGAAAATCGAGGATGGTCTTATTACTCCACAAACTTGGAATTCCACAAAAGCTTAGACTTGAATATGAAAGTAGTGAGAAGTCAGGGGATTTTTATGATGATGCCGATCTAAAGTTCACTGATTTTACTGGCTATGAAATTAAGAACATCAATTTATCTAAAGCTGACTTGAGAGGAGCTAATTTCACGAAAGTTATGGCACAAGGCTCTAAATTGATATATGCCGATCTATCTTGTGCTGAAATCGAAGAGCCAAATGCATTTGGTTGGATTCCTTTCTTCAGAGCAAGCTATAGACAAAACCAGAAATGTGCTAACTTTACTGATGCAAAGTTGCAAGATGCCGATCTAAGCAATGCAAATTTACAGGAAGCGACTTTAGAGCAAACAAAGTTGCAAGATGCCGATCTAAGCAATGCAAATTTACAGGGAGTGACTTTGCAGGGAAGTAATTTACAGGGTGCTGACTTAAACAAAACTAATTTAGTTGGAGCTGTGCTTAAAGAGGTAACTTTAACTGGGGTTGACTTAACTGAAACCTATTTGACTCTAACCCCCGAACAACCCAATAGCGAGAATCTTCAAACCAGCAAAAGTATCTTAAAGGTGAGTGATTCCGATCTCACTGAAGTTATCTTAGATGAAGTTAACTTAAGTGGCGTTCAGTTAGAAAATGTTACTTTAACTGGTGGTAGCTTTGAAAAAGCTGACTTGACTCAGTACGATCTCGTCGATAAATTAGACGCTCTTGTCGATAAATTAGATGCAGATTTGGGGTCAGAATTAACTACAAAAAATAAATTTGTCAGATATTTTGTTCCTAAAGAAGTGCAGGATGAGATTGAAGGTTTTTCGTTCCGGATAGACAATAAGATCAAAGAAATCAATATTTTGAATAAAGTAGATAAAAATTATGATTCGACCGAACTGCCAAAAAAATACAGTCAAGATGATGATAAAATGCAAGCTAAAAGTGCCGGCATGACGGAACAAACAGAGATCCGAACTGATGAAAAACTGCAAGAGCTTAAAACACTGATTGTCGATCTGACAGCACTGATAAAGCAGAAGTTACCTAATGCGATTCTAACTGATGTGGATTTGAGGAAATCGAAGTTAATGGAGGCTGACTTGAGAGGTGCTATTTTAACTGACGTAGACTTGATAAATGCAGATTTGAGGGGGATAGCATTAGGCAATGCAACTCTGAAGGCAGTAAAACTTACCGGAGCCGATCTAACAGGAGCAGACTTCACAGGAGCGACAGTTGACAACATGGATTTCAGACAAGTTAAAGTAGGGATACTGAGAGATACGAATTTCCGACGTGCAACTCTAACCGATGCAAATTTCAGTAACTTAATTCTAGACAATGTCGATTTCAGTGGAGCCGATTTGAGAGGCGCTAATTTCCGAGATGTAAAATGTTTTAGTGAATGCAAGATTGATGAGAAAGCGAATATTTCAGGAGCTGTTTTTAGTCAAGATATACTTGATAAAAATCCCGGTCTGGAGCAACAGTTAGCGAAGAGATGGGCGACAGTAGAAGAGTAA
- a CDS encoding lipoate--protein ligase family protein, protein MTAESAWRVIPPLEASGAEQMAIDRWLWEQHRKGNQPPCLRFYTWSPAAISLGYHQKRYPDSWNKLSWNDRPVSLVRRPTGGRAVLHQGDLTYAVVRSTTSSNRVAAYQHICQFLIDGWRSLGFSLHYGSAGRGYAKIANCFATATGADLVLDSGYKLIGSAQAWHGSTVLQHGSMRLNPDRQLWNQVFSDTDYFPTTERSPFTHLTHSEIIASLTKAACQTFNTTVAIEPLSEAEWQKIGLLLPKSQEDKAIRSNPSFG, encoded by the coding sequence GTGACCGCAGAGTCCGCTTGGCGCGTCATTCCGCCACTAGAAGCCTCTGGTGCCGAGCAGATGGCGATCGATCGCTGGTTGTGGGAGCAGCACCGAAAGGGAAACCAGCCTCCTTGCTTGCGATTTTATACCTGGAGTCCGGCGGCAATTTCTCTAGGCTATCACCAAAAACGGTATCCAGATTCCTGGAATAAGTTATCCTGGAACGATCGCCCCGTTTCTTTAGTCAGGCGGCCTACCGGCGGACGCGCGGTCTTGCACCAAGGGGATCTCACTTATGCCGTCGTGCGATCGACGACCTCCTCTAACCGAGTGGCGGCCTATCAGCACATTTGTCAGTTTTTGATTGATGGATGGCGATCGCTCGGTTTCTCTTTACACTACGGTTCTGCCGGACGGGGATATGCGAAAATAGCGAACTGTTTTGCTACGGCAACCGGAGCCGATCTCGTATTAGACTCTGGGTATAAATTAATTGGTAGCGCTCAAGCCTGGCACGGTTCTACGGTCTTGCAACATGGTTCTATGCGTCTAAACCCCGATCGCCAATTATGGAACCAAGTATTCTCCGATACCGATTATTTCCCGACGACAGAGCGATCGCCCTTCACCCATCTGACTCATTCTGAGATTATCGCCAGCTTAACCAAAGCCGCTTGCCAAACCTTTAACACGACCGTGGCGATCGAGCCGCTTTCTGAGGCAGAATGGCAAAAGATTGGCTTACTCTTACCCAAAAGCCAGGAAGACAAAGCCATCCGATCTAACCCGAGTTTTGGATAA
- a CDS encoding GIY-YIG nuclease family protein gives MSSDLYLLPSLKNLDYIAYINEQGILPQKLSKTIGVYGIFDRDKVLQFVHYSRDIYLSLKQHLVRQPQHCYWVKAYPIERPNRTQLEEIKEAWIAENGTPPLGNTEAFAQWTEPIDAKLSMTKEDKAIYEASDERGKIKLLKSVARRVEEDILEKLEPRNVEETIRFNPKFKEKGLLDLKG, from the coding sequence ATGTCTTCCGATCTGTATCTACTGCCCAGTCTAAAAAACTTAGACTATATCGCCTATATCAACGAGCAAGGAATATTACCGCAAAAATTATCGAAGACCATTGGAGTCTACGGTATTTTTGACCGAGATAAAGTCCTGCAATTCGTTCATTATTCTCGAGATATTTATCTGAGTCTGAAACAGCATTTAGTCCGTCAACCCCAACATTGTTATTGGGTGAAAGCTTATCCCATCGAGCGTCCGAACCGAACCCAACTCGAGGAGATTAAAGAGGCTTGGATAGCGGAAAATGGTACTCCTCCTCTGGGAAATACGGAAGCGTTTGCCCAATGGACGGAACCCATTGATGCGAAGTTATCCATGACGAAGGAAGATAAAGCCATTTATGAAGCCAGTGACGAACGAGGGAAAATTAAGTTACTTAAATCCGTGGCTCGTCGCGTTGAGGAGGATATTTTAGAGAAGTTAGAGCCTCGGAATGTGGAAGAAACTATTCGTTTTAATCCCAAGTTTAAAGAGAAAGGTCTTTTGGATTTAAAGGGATAA
- a CDS encoding type II toxin-antitoxin system PemK/MazF family toxin: protein MFRGEVWLYQADPTIGDEIGKTRPCIIVNSDKIGILRLKVIVPVTGWNDVFSQVPWMVRIEPSIENGLSKLSAADAFQVRSVSQKRLIKRIGRISEDAIAELNLALATVLDMQ from the coding sequence ATGTTTAGAGGTGAAGTATGGTTGTATCAAGCCGATCCAACGATTGGAGATGAGATTGGTAAAACTCGCCCCTGTATTATTGTCAATAGCGATAAAATTGGCATTCTTCGCTTAAAGGTTATTGTTCCAGTTACGGGATGGAACGATGTTTTCTCACAAGTTCCTTGGATGGTGAGAATTGAGCCAAGTATAGAAAATGGCTTGAGTAAACTATCGGCTGCTGATGCTTTTCAAGTTCGTTCCGTATCTCAAAAAAGACTAATTAAACGGATAGGACGTATCTCAGAGGATGCGATCGCAGAACTCAATCTAGCTCTGGCAACTGTGTTAGATATGCAATAG
- the shc gene encoding squalene--hopene cyclase — translation MPAIPTFHPAISLTEPIERSQNYLLSQQYTEGYWWAELESNVTMTAEVVMLHKIWGTDKARPMDKAEAYLRSQQRDRGGWELYYGDGGHLSTSIEAYMALRLLGVPSSDPALQRAKTFILEKGGISKSRIFTKIHLALVGCYDWSGVPSIPSWIMLLPDNFWFNIYELSSWARSSTVPLIIVCDRRPVYQFDSDFNLNELYSEGIENVRYQLPENNDWTDSFIWLDSGFKLAEQLNLVPFRDDGIRAAEQWILQRQEPSGDWGGIIPAMLNSLLALHCLNYDINDPFVERGMAAVDRFSTETENFYYTQACISPVWDTIWVLRALAESGLPANHPALVKGGEWLLDKQVMAYGDWAVKNRTGKPGGWSFEFDNQYYPDVDDAAAAVMALIELELPDEDRKWGAIAKCLDWIMTMQCRPGGWAAFDIDNDQEWLNDLPYSDLKASIDPNTADVTARVLEMAGELHNHSRKAHLNLERFSHQLDRGLAYLDAEQEPEGCWFGRWGVNYIYGTSGVLSALSVLDPKTRKTQIERGANWLRSCQNADGGWGESCHSYRDRKFMGVGTSTPSQTAWAIMGLLDAGKATGNFAWESLEWGINYLISQQDEAGKWHEDEFTGTGFPCHFYIKYHFYAQYFPLLALSRYDKLVELRK, via the coding sequence ATGCCAGCAATCCCTACATTCCATCCCGCGATCTCCCTAACCGAACCTATCGAGCGCAGCCAAAACTACCTGCTCTCGCAACAATATACTGAAGGATACTGGTGGGCAGAATTAGAATCTAATGTCACCATGACGGCGGAAGTGGTGATGTTGCACAAGATTTGGGGAACGGACAAAGCGCGACCTATGGATAAAGCGGAAGCTTATTTGCGATCGCAACAACGCGATCGTGGTGGCTGGGAATTATACTACGGCGATGGCGGTCATCTCAGTACATCTATTGAAGCCTACATGGCTTTGCGCCTGCTGGGAGTTCCGTCATCAGATCCTGCCTTGCAACGGGCGAAAACCTTTATTCTGGAAAAAGGAGGCATTAGCAAAAGCCGCATCTTCACCAAGATTCACCTCGCTCTTGTGGGATGCTACGACTGGAGCGGAGTTCCTTCTATTCCGTCCTGGATTATGCTGTTGCCGGATAACTTTTGGTTTAATATCTACGAACTTTCTAGTTGGGCCAGAAGCAGCACCGTACCTCTGATTATTGTCTGCGATCGCCGTCCCGTCTACCAGTTTGACTCGGACTTTAACCTGAACGAACTCTACAGCGAAGGTATCGAGAACGTTCGCTACCAACTTCCGGAAAATAACGACTGGACGGATAGCTTTATCTGGCTCGACAGCGGCTTTAAACTGGCAGAACAGCTCAATCTGGTTCCCTTTCGCGATGACGGTATCCGCGCTGCCGAGCAGTGGATCTTGCAGCGCCAAGAACCCAGCGGTGACTGGGGCGGCATTATCCCCGCTATGCTCAATTCCCTCCTCGCTCTGCACTGTCTGAATTACGACATTAACGATCCCTTTGTCGAACGAGGAATGGCTGCTGTAGACCGCTTCTCCACCGAAACCGAAAACTTTTACTACACCCAAGCCTGTATTTCTCCGGTCTGGGATACGATCTGGGTATTGCGCGCTCTGGCCGAGTCCGGACTTCCCGCGAACCATCCCGCTCTAGTCAAAGGAGGAGAATGGTTGCTCGACAAACAAGTTATGGCTTATGGAGATTGGGCGGTAAAAAATAGAACTGGAAAACCCGGCGGTTGGTCGTTTGAGTTCGACAACCAATACTATCCCGATGTCGATGATGCTGCCGCAGCGGTGATGGCCTTAATCGAGTTAGAATTACCGGATGAGGATCGAAAGTGGGGCGCGATCGCCAAATGCCTGGATTGGATAATGACCATGCAATGTCGTCCCGGAGGTTGGGCCGCGTTCGATATCGATAACGACCAGGAATGGCTGAATGACTTACCCTACTCGGATTTGAAAGCGAGCATCGACCCGAATACCGCTGACGTGACTGCCCGCGTCTTGGAAATGGCAGGAGAATTGCACAACCACTCGCGCAAAGCTCATCTCAACTTAGAACGCTTTTCCCATCAACTCGATCGCGGATTAGCTTATTTAGATGCCGAGCAAGAACCGGAAGGCTGTTGGTTCGGACGTTGGGGAGTTAACTATATTTACGGAACCAGCGGTGTCCTTTCGGCACTCTCCGTTCTCGATCCAAAGACTCGCAAAACGCAAATCGAACGGGGTGCCAATTGGTTGCGATCGTGTCAGAATGCGGATGGAGGATGGGGCGAAAGCTGTCACAGTTATCGCGATCGCAAGTTTATGGGAGTGGGCACCAGCACTCCTTCCCAAACCGCTTGGGCTATTATGGGACTATTAGATGCTGGAAAAGCCACCGGTAACTTTGCCTGGGAAAGTTTAGAATGGGGAATTAATTATCTCATTTCCCAACAAGATGAAGCAGGAAAATGGCACGAAGATGAGTTTACCGGAACCGGTTTTCCCTGCCACTTTTATATTAAGTACCACTTTTACGCCCAATATTTTCCCTTACTCGCTCTCAGTCGTTATGACAAGCTGGTGGAACTGAGAAAATAG